A single window of Nicotiana tomentosiformis chromosome 1, ASM39032v3, whole genome shotgun sequence DNA harbors:
- the LOC104090968 gene encoding CRIB domain-containing protein RIC8 has product MATKVKGLLKALGISQIFEGEKEAEMQIGLPTDVKHVAHIGWDGPSVESPSWMKEFKEPGKFHTAPLGPPLDPNDHPDIKYVSEDANQKYKNANSSLPDDQPEVSKTSRRHSSSETGSGSTSSPKKESKSRSSRRHTKESSDGSRSSRHSRPGSGGGGSDSPARDLPDIPKKTRRKKSKEDGGVGSGSSRTSKSKVTTSSSTAPMDNGTETGCESSMLSSRNCEIEKE; this is encoded by the exons ATGGCCACAAAAGTGaaaggccttttaaaggccttaGGTATTTCTCAGATATTTG AAGGggaaaaagaagcagaaatgcaGATTGGTTTACCTACAGATGTAAAGCATGTTGCCCATATAGGATGGGATGGACCATCCGTTGAATCTCCCAGCTGG ATGAAAGAATTCAAAGAACCAGGAAAATTTCATACAGCCCCTTTGGGTCCTCCATTAGATCCTAATGATCATCCCGATATCAAATATGTTTCTGAAG ATGCAAACCAAAAGTACAAAAATGCAAATTCTTCATTACCAGATGACCAACCAGAAGTGTCAAAGACATCTAGGCGCCATTCTTCATCAGAAACTGGGAGTGGGAGTACTTCTTCTCCAAAGAAAGAGTCCAAATCCAGGAGCTCCAGGCGACACACCAAAGAGTCGTCCGATGGTTCAAGGTCAAGCCGACACAGCCGCCCTGGCTCAGGAGGTGGTGGCTCTGATTCTCCAGCAAGGGACCTCCCGGACATACCCAAAAAAACACGGCGGAAGAAATCCAAGGAGGATGGTGGAGTGGGGTCCGGCTCGTCCCGAACATCTAAATCCAAAGTCACCACCTCTTCTAGTACAGCACCAATGGATAATGGAACAGAAACAGGATGTGAAAGTTCCATGTTAAGTTCAAGAAACTGTGAGATAGAGAAAGAGTAG
- the LOC104090967 gene encoding piriformospora indica-insensitive protein 2, translating into MTFLPKLSVLVLNFCFFWAFMSTTLVFSQPALNMVEQESVYNVLESINSEIPWRSLFPDDLCSSSPHGVVCDYFVQENSNTTFTAHITEISLGYVSDYAPNPPCTPNSTLNASLFAPFSYLRKIFVYKCFTENEVSLFDFGSLPPSVEELVFMENPGLVGVVSEKVGNLTSMRRLVLSGSAVSGKIPDGVGGLINLEQLTLSRNKLGGEIPVGLKTLRKLRVLDLSQNELEGNVPESIGNLTQVLKLDFSYNKLSGKIPESLKGLKSLEFLDLSYNHFANFGIPLFLAEMPSLREVYLSGNLLGGQIPEIWENLGSIVGIGLSQTGLIGDIPASMGVYLKKICYLGLDNNKLEGALPEEFGALEHVNELHLENNNLSGKLPFSAQFVSKVGEKLKLEGNPHLCADEDLRISNVSGSLGQLKLCNKADVPKYVPFSRASSLLPASYVLIFIGILCFLC; encoded by the coding sequence ATGACATTCTTACCAAAACTCTCCGTTCTTGTTCTCAACTTTTGTTTTTTCTGGGCTTTCATGTCTACTACTCTTGTGTTTTCTCAGCCTGCTCTTAACATGGTGGAACAAGAATCAGTGTACAATGTTCTTGAGTCCATTAACTCTGAAATCCCGTGGCGTTCTCTGTTTCCTGATGATCTCTGCTCCTCTTCTCCACATGGGGTTGTTTGTGACTACTTTGTTCAAGAAAACTCAAACACAACATTTACTGCTCATATAACTGAGATTAGTCTTGGTTATGTTTCAGATTATGCTCCTAACCCACCTTGTACACCTAATAGTACTCTAAATGCTTCCCTTTTTGCTCCTTTTTCTTACCTCAGAAAGATCTTTGTTTACAAATGTTTCACTGAAAATGAGGTTTCTTTGTTTGACTTTGGATCTTTGCCGCCTTCTGTTGAGGAGCTGGTTTTTATGGAGAACCCGGGTCTTGTTGGGGTTGTAAGTGAAAAAGTTGGTAACTTGACGAGTATGAGGAGGTTGGTATTGAGTGGAAGTGCTGTTTCTGGGAAAATACCAGATGGGGTTGGTGGTTTGATCAACTTAGAGCAGTTGACACTTTCAAGAAACAAACTTGGTGGTGAAATTCCAGTGGGGTTAAAGACACTGAGGAAACTCAGGGTTCTTGATTTGAGTCAAAATGAGCTTGAAGGAAATGTTCCTGAGTCTATAGGAAACTTGACTCAAGTTTTAAAGCTTGACTTTAGCTACAACAAGTTGTCTGGGAAAATTCCTGAAAGTTTAAAGGGTTTGAAGAGTTTGGAGTTTTTGGACTTGAGTTACAATCATTTTGCCAATTTTGGGATTCCATTGTTTTTGGCAGAGATGCCTAGTTTGAGGGAAGTGTATCTGAGTGGGAATTTGCTAGGAGGGCAAATTCCAGAAATATGGGAGAATCTTGGGAGTATTGTAGGGATAGGATTATCACAAACGGGACTAATTGGGGATATTCCTGCTTCTATGGGggtatatttgaaaaagatttgcTATTTGGGGCTTGATAATAACAAGTTGGAAGGGGCATTGCCTGAAGAGTTTGGTGCACTGGAACATGTTAATGAGTTGCATTTGGAAAACAACAATTTGAGTGGAAAACTTCCATTCTCTGCACAATTTGTCTCCAAAGTGGGAGAAAAGTTGAAGTTGGAAGGCAACCCTCATCTTTGTGCAGATGAAGACTTGAGAATTTCTAATGTTAGTGGTAGCTTGGGGCAACTAAAGTTGTGTAACAAAGCTGATGTTCCCAAATATGTCCCTTTCTCTAGAGCATCTTCACTGTTACCTGCTTCATATGTTCTTATTTTTATTGGAATTTTGTGTTTCCTGTGCTAG
- the LOC104090966 gene encoding glutathione gamma-glutamylcysteinyltransferase 1-like isoform X1, which translates to MAMAGLYRRVLPSPPAVDFASTEGKQLFLEAIQNGTMEGFFKLISYFQTQSEPAYCGLASLSMVLNALAIDPGRKWKGPWRWFDESMLDCCEPLEKVKAKGISFGKVVCLAHCAGAKVEAFRSNHSTVDDFRKQVMACTTSDNCHLISSYHRGLFKQTGSGHFSPIGGYHAGKDMALILDVARFKYPPHWVPLPLLWEAMNTIDEATGLHRGFMLITKLHRAPALLYTLSCKHESWVTISKHLMDDLPVLLSSENVKGIKDVLSTVLSNLPSNFVEFIKWIAEVRRQEENGQNLSDEEKGRLAIKEEVLKQVQDTPLYKHVTSILFSENSICQSKAASDSSLANVAANICCQGAGLFAGRSGSSDRFCCLQTCVRCYRATGDNSATVVSGTVVNGNGEQGVDVLVPTSQAKTSCCPSGQAGCSPMHPASNDVLTALLLALPPHTWSRIKDTKVLQEIENLVSAENLPPLLQEEILHLRGQFLLLKKCKDNKVEEDLAAPPF; encoded by the exons ATGGCGATGGCGGGTTTATATCGGCGAGTTCTTCCGTCGCCTCCGGCTGTTGATTTCGCTTCTACTGAAGGAAAG CAACTTTTTTTGGAGGCCATCCAGAATGGAACAATGGAAGGATTTTTCAAGTTGATCTCTTATTTTCAGACACAGTCTGAACCGGCCTATTGTGGTTTGGCTAGCCTTTCTATGGTCTTGAATGCCCTTGCTATTGATCCAGGAAGAAAATGGAAAG GGCCTTGGAGATGGTTTGATGAATCTATGTTGGACTGTTGTGAGCCTCTGGAGAAGGTTAAAGCTAAAGGGATCTCTTTTGGGAAAGTGGTATGTTTGGCTCACTGTGCAGGAGCGAAGGTGGAAGCTTTTCGCTCTAATCATAGTACTGTTGATGACTTCCGTAAACAAGTCATGGCCTGCACTACTAGTGATAATTGTCATCTGATCTCATCATATCATAGAGGCCTTTTTAAGCAG ACAGGTTCGGGCCACTTTTCGCCTATTGGTGGTTATCACGCGGGAAAGGATATGGCACTGATTCTAGATGTTGCGAGGTTTAAATATCCTCCTCATTGGGTTCCCCTCCCTCTCCTTTGGGAAGCCATGAACACAATTGATGAAGCTACAGGATTACATAGGGG GTTTATGCTAATTACTAAGCTTCACAGAGCTCCTGCACTGCTATATACCCTG AGCTGTAAACATGAGAGTTGGGTCACTATCTCAAAGCATTTGATGGATGATCTTCCTGTCCTGTTAAGTTCTGAGAATGTGAAGGGCATAAAAGATGTTCTCTCTACTGTTCTTTCAAATCTACCTTCAAATTTTGTTGAATTCATAAAGTGGATAGCGGAAGTTCGAAGGCAAGAGGAGAATGGTCAAAATTTGAGTGATGAGGAGAAAGGAAGGCTAGCTATCAAG GAAGAGGTATTGAAACAAGTGCAGGACACTCCTCTTTATAAGCATGTCACAAGCATTTTATTTTCAGAAAATTCTATCTGCCAGTCAAAAGCAGCATCAGACAGCAGTTTGGCTAATGTTGCCGCAAACATTTGCTGCCAAGGAGCAGGTCTTTTTGCAGGAAGATCTGGTTCATCGGATAGGTTTTGCTGTCTCCAAACATGTGTTAGATGCTACAGAGCTACCGGGGACAATTCTGCTACAGTGGTGTCTGGGACAGTTGTAAATGGGAATGGGGAGCAGGGGGTTGATGTTCTGGTCCCTACATCTCAAGCAAAGACTAGCTGCTGTCCCTCAGGGCAAGCTGGTTGCTCACCAATGCACCCTGCAAGTAACGATGTGCTGACAGCACTATTGCTGGCATTACCTCCACATACATGGTCTCGAATAAAAGATACGAAGGTCTTGCAGGAAATAGAGAACCTTGTCTCAGCAGAGAACCTGCCTCCTTTGCTGCAAGAAGAG ATTTTGCACCTGCGAGGACAGTTCCTCCTCCTCAAGAAATGCAAGGATAACAAGGTAGAAGAAGATTTAGCTGCACCTCCCTTCTAG
- the LOC104090966 gene encoding glutathione gamma-glutamylcysteinyltransferase 1-like isoform X2, producing the protein MAMAGLYRRVLPSPPAVDFASTEGKQLFLEAIQNGTMEGFFKLISYFQTQSEPAYCGLASLSMVLNALAIDPGRKWKGPWRWFDESMLDCCEPLEKVKAKGISFGKVVCLAHCAGAKVEAFRSNHSTVDDFRKQVMACTTSDNCHLISSYHRGLFKQTGSGHFSPIGGYHAGKDMALILDVARFKYPPHWVPLPLLWEAMNTIDEATGLHRGFMLITKLHRAPALLYTLSCKHESWVTISKHLMDDLPVLLSSENVKGIKDVLSTVLSNLPSNFVEFIKWIAEVRRQEENGQNLSDEEKGRLAIKEEVLKQVQDTPLYKHVTSILFSENSICQSKAASDSSLANVAANICCQGAGLFAGRSGSSDRFCCLQTCVRCYRATGDNSATVVSGTVVNGNGEQGVDVLVPTSQAKTSCCPSGQAGCSPMHPASNDVLTALLLALPPHTWSRIKDTKVLQEIENLVSAENLPPLLQEEILHLRGQFLLLKKCKDNKV; encoded by the exons ATGGCGATGGCGGGTTTATATCGGCGAGTTCTTCCGTCGCCTCCGGCTGTTGATTTCGCTTCTACTGAAGGAAAG CAACTTTTTTTGGAGGCCATCCAGAATGGAACAATGGAAGGATTTTTCAAGTTGATCTCTTATTTTCAGACACAGTCTGAACCGGCCTATTGTGGTTTGGCTAGCCTTTCTATGGTCTTGAATGCCCTTGCTATTGATCCAGGAAGAAAATGGAAAG GGCCTTGGAGATGGTTTGATGAATCTATGTTGGACTGTTGTGAGCCTCTGGAGAAGGTTAAAGCTAAAGGGATCTCTTTTGGGAAAGTGGTATGTTTGGCTCACTGTGCAGGAGCGAAGGTGGAAGCTTTTCGCTCTAATCATAGTACTGTTGATGACTTCCGTAAACAAGTCATGGCCTGCACTACTAGTGATAATTGTCATCTGATCTCATCATATCATAGAGGCCTTTTTAAGCAG ACAGGTTCGGGCCACTTTTCGCCTATTGGTGGTTATCACGCGGGAAAGGATATGGCACTGATTCTAGATGTTGCGAGGTTTAAATATCCTCCTCATTGGGTTCCCCTCCCTCTCCTTTGGGAAGCCATGAACACAATTGATGAAGCTACAGGATTACATAGGGG GTTTATGCTAATTACTAAGCTTCACAGAGCTCCTGCACTGCTATATACCCTG AGCTGTAAACATGAGAGTTGGGTCACTATCTCAAAGCATTTGATGGATGATCTTCCTGTCCTGTTAAGTTCTGAGAATGTGAAGGGCATAAAAGATGTTCTCTCTACTGTTCTTTCAAATCTACCTTCAAATTTTGTTGAATTCATAAAGTGGATAGCGGAAGTTCGAAGGCAAGAGGAGAATGGTCAAAATTTGAGTGATGAGGAGAAAGGAAGGCTAGCTATCAAG GAAGAGGTATTGAAACAAGTGCAGGACACTCCTCTTTATAAGCATGTCACAAGCATTTTATTTTCAGAAAATTCTATCTGCCAGTCAAAAGCAGCATCAGACAGCAGTTTGGCTAATGTTGCCGCAAACATTTGCTGCCAAGGAGCAGGTCTTTTTGCAGGAAGATCTGGTTCATCGGATAGGTTTTGCTGTCTCCAAACATGTGTTAGATGCTACAGAGCTACCGGGGACAATTCTGCTACAGTGGTGTCTGGGACAGTTGTAAATGGGAATGGGGAGCAGGGGGTTGATGTTCTGGTCCCTACATCTCAAGCAAAGACTAGCTGCTGTCCCTCAGGGCAAGCTGGTTGCTCACCAATGCACCCTGCAAGTAACGATGTGCTGACAGCACTATTGCTGGCATTACCTCCACATACATGGTCTCGAATAAAAGATACGAAGGTCTTGCAGGAAATAGAGAACCTTGTCTCAGCAGAGAACCTGCCTCCTTTGCTGCAAGAAGAG ATTTTGCACCTGCGAGGACAGTTCCTCCTCCTCAAGAAATGCAAGGATAACAAG GTTTAG